A single Methanobrevibacter woesei DNA region contains:
- a CDS encoding DUF5814 domain-containing protein, with translation MIIIKKKKKSYEVFPIGSPKGALNSKRVPSFIGILKFKRENNDIYISRFIAKYENEEKLLPPSDVLKLLKSQAVFIVEKDELLEEFLKKQGIKVRFTHICDFCAYEGNITIINSKNTYKMNNQLICKECAFNTIKSELNQQGYDKSVFRNFKELFERSGNLEEIIKVIHHKFNELNSNYTLYDKIKADKVSKIPDIDMKRLKIPKDFKNILIKHGNKKLLPVQYLAIKEGLLKGKNILAVSATGSGKTLIGELAGVPKAMEGKKFIFLTPLVALANQKYREFKKKYEPLGLKVTIKVGMNRVKAKGELRIKKSKVTDADIIVATYEGIDFLLRSGNYKELGEIGVILIDEIHNLDDEDRGIRLFGLIKRINKLFPNVQNIALSATVKNPKFLASILKANLVEYSQRPVPIERHIIYNRNESEKRRLMRKLVKKEYNSLSSKGFKGQSIIFTNSRRKTHQIANYLSGKGLNVRPYHAGLSYFKKEKIEKDFDKGKIAAVVTTAALAAGVDFPASQVIFDSLLMGNSWIGPNEFSQMLGRAGRPSYHDLGKVYLLPEIGNSFDNQNEEAVALNLLESDTEKVIIDYTPDDAIEEVLSDISSLAVRNHQQVSDFYKGIEFPVSLESICDELVDKELVRSDMSITSYGRAVAMSFLNVEDAEYIRKSLQNRNYLRNVLINQENVFEKKILFKLNNKKLNIVRHVVLFIAMELELFESAYLSPLIHSKLSNALKMNVSTRLFSESTLDIISSGDTLAKLDSKFQESLLNLQIDFLRCSCSERPFCGCLQRGISEFIIFERLKGKDPIDISKKVMKKYQIQIYPGDIFSWLDNYLKNLDAVKRIAKAFKNKRAVKEVNILIKKIENP, from the coding sequence ATGATTATAATTAAAAAAAAGAAAAAGAGTTATGAAGTTTTTCCTATTGGTTCTCCTAAGGGTGCCTTAAATTCGAAAAGAGTACCTTCTTTTATTGGAATTTTAAAGTTTAAAAGGGAAAATAATGATATTTATATTAGTAGATTCATTGCAAAGTATGAAAATGAAGAAAAACTTCTCCCTCCTTCTGATGTTTTAAAACTTCTTAAATCACAAGCTGTTTTTATTGTTGAAAAAGATGAATTATTAGAGGAATTTCTTAAAAAACAGGGAATTAAAGTAAGATTCACTCATATTTGTGATTTTTGTGCATATGAAGGGAATATTACAATTATAAACTCAAAAAACACTTACAAAATGAACAATCAGTTAATCTGTAAAGAATGTGCATTTAACACTATTAAATCTGAGTTAAATCAGCAGGGTTATGATAAAAGTGTTTTTAGAAATTTTAAAGAGTTATTTGAAAGAAGTGGTAATTTAGAAGAAATCATAAAAGTTATTCATCATAAATTTAATGAACTTAATTCCAATTACACATTATATGATAAAATTAAAGCAGATAAAGTATCTAAAATTCCTGATATTGATATGAAAAGGCTTAAAATTCCAAAAGATTTTAAGAATATCCTAATTAAACATGGAAATAAGAAATTGTTGCCTGTTCAGTATTTAGCTATTAAAGAAGGACTTTTAAAAGGAAAGAATATACTTGCTGTATCTGCAACAGGAAGTGGAAAAACCTTAATTGGTGAACTTGCAGGTGTACCGAAAGCAATGGAGGGTAAAAAATTTATATTTCTGACACCTCTTGTTGCACTGGCTAATCAAAAATATAGGGAATTTAAGAAAAAATATGAACCTTTAGGCCTTAAAGTGACAATAAAAGTAGGAATGAATCGTGTTAAAGCTAAAGGCGAACTTAGAATTAAAAAATCTAAGGTAACAGATGCTGATATTATTGTTGCAACCTATGAAGGAATTGATTTTTTACTTAGAAGTGGAAATTATAAAGAGCTTGGTGAAATTGGAGTTATCTTAATTGATGAAATCCATAATTTAGATGATGAAGATAGGGGAATAAGGCTTTTTGGTCTTATAAAAAGGATAAACAAGCTATTTCCTAATGTTCAGAATATCGCACTTTCAGCTACTGTTAAAAATCCTAAATTTTTGGCAAGTATTTTAAAGGCAAATTTAGTTGAATACAGTCAAAGGCCAGTGCCAATTGAAAGACATATCATATATAATAGAAATGAATCTGAAAAAAGAAGATTAATGCGTAAATTAGTTAAAAAAGAGTATAATTCACTTTCATCTAAAGGATTTAAAGGTCAATCAATAATATTTACTAATTCAAGGCGTAAAACTCACCAGATAGCTAATTATCTGTCTGGTAAAGGTTTAAATGTAAGGCCTTATCATGCAGGTTTGTCATACTTTAAAAAAGAGAAAATCGAGAAGGATTTTGATAAAGGAAAAATAGCTGCAGTTGTTACAACAGCAGCTCTTGCAGCAGGAGTTGATTTTCCAGCATCTCAGGTAATTTTTGACTCTCTTTTAATGGGAAACTCATGGATTGGACCAAATGAATTTTCACAGATGCTTGGAAGAGCAGGAAGACCATCTTATCATGATTTAGGAAAAGTATACTTGCTTCCAGAGATTGGAAACTCCTTTGACAATCAAAATGAAGAAGCTGTTGCTCTTAATCTATTGGAAAGTGATACTGAAAAAGTAATTATAGACTACACTCCTGATGATGCAATTGAGGAAGTTCTATCGGATATATCTTCACTAGCTGTTAGAAATCATCAGCAGGTATCTGATTTTTACAAAGGTATTGAATTTCCAGTAAGTCTGGAGTCAATTTGTGATGAATTAGTTGATAAAGAGCTTGTAAGGTCTGATATGTCAATCACTTCTTATGGTAGAGCTGTTGCAATGTCATTTTTAAATGTGGAAGATGCTGAATACATCAGAAAGTCTTTACAGAATAGAAACTACTTAAGAAATGTTTTAATTAATCAAGAAAATGTATTTGAGAAAAAAATATTGTTTAAATTAAATAATAAGAAATTAAATATTGTTCGTCATGTAGTTTTATTTATTGCAATGGAGCTTGAGCTATTTGAAAGTGCATATTTATCTCCTTTGATTCATTCAAAATTATCCAATGCACTTAAAATGAATGTATCAACAAGACTATTCTCAGAATCTACTTTAGATATTATATCTTCAGGTGATACACTAGCTAAACTTGATTCTAAGTTTCAGGAATCATTACTTAATCTTCAAATTGATTTCTTACGTTGCAGTTGTAGTGAAAGACCATTTTGTGGATGTCTTCAAAGAGGAATTAGTGAATTTATAATCTTTGAAAGATTAAAAGGTAAAGATCCAATAGACATATCTAAAAAGGTTATGAAGAAATATCAGATTCAGATATATCCTGGAGATATCTTTTCATGGCTTGATAACTATCTGAAAAATCTTGATGCTGTAAAAAGAATAGCTAAAGCATTTAAAAATAAAAGAGCTGTTAAAGAGGTTAATATTTTAATTAAAAAGATTGAAAATCCTTAA
- a CDS encoding GIY-YIG nuclease family protein, protein MKGTYCLLINLKKDSRIKIGNKLSFINFKSGYYIYVGSAMNSLEARLNRHLSDDKKKHWHIDYLLLNKNSQITDIYYTVSTKKVECEIARNISPNSSEIDNFGSSDCDCNSHLFYFENIEDAITNIKDTFKKLGLKIEIY, encoded by the coding sequence ATGAAAGGGACTTACTGTTTATTAATTAATCTTAAAAAGGATTCAAGAATTAAAATCGGCAATAAATTAAGTTTTATTAATTTTAAAAGTGGATATTACATTTATGTAGGTTCAGCTATGAATTCACTTGAAGCACGTCTAAATCGCCATCTATCAGATGATAAGAAGAAACACTGGCATATAGATTACCTGCTTTTAAATAAAAATAGTCAGATAACTGATATCTATTATACAGTCTCTACAAAGAAAGTTGAGTGTGAAATAGCTAGAAATATCAGCCCAAACTCTTCAGAAATTGATAACTTCGGCTCATCAGACTGTGACTGCAATTCACATTTATTCTATTTTGAAAATATAGAAGATGCAATAACTAATATTAAAGACACCTTCAAAAAATTAGGTTTAAAGATTGAAATATATTAA
- a CDS encoding DUF371 domain-containing protein, with the protein MIFKIKAYGHENVTSKHKSTFEITKDPEIGLSADCIVGVAMDNSMLEFPDDFKKAIANPDSEIHVVLDTENGHDEIIGYGHENLTLTHPTDIVCRKSDYTCSRTLMIKANKAACDLDEKLIEDLKNKKAMEVTISVNFKS; encoded by the coding sequence ATGATTTTTAAGATTAAGGCTTATGGGCATGAAAATGTAACTTCAAAACATAAATCAACCTTTGAAATTACAAAAGATCCAGAAATTGGTTTATCTGCAGACTGTATTGTTGGAGTAGCTATGGATAATTCCATGTTGGAGTTTCCAGATGATTTTAAAAAGGCAATAGCTAATCCTGACAGTGAAATTCATGTTGTTCTAGATACAGAAAATGGGCATGATGAAATTATAGGATATGGACATGAAAATTTAACTTTAACTCATCCAACAGATATTGTATGCAGAAAAAGCGATTATACATGCAGTCGTACTTTAATGATAAAGGCAAACAAAGCTGCATGTGATTTAGATGAAAAATTAATTGAAGATTTAAAAAATAAGAAAGCTATGGAAGTTACAATTTCAGTTAATTTTAAATCATAA
- a CDS encoding ABC transporter permease, translating into MFKEVIKRGTSEHFLLKQLVRKNFTSKYKDSILGILWSFINPLLTMLLLTAIFSTIFAGNIANYPVYFLAGRCMYDFFSSGTKIAMNSIKGNSGILTRIYVPRHIFAVGGVCSEFINFLISLIILVAVMYLTGLALNPIDILVIVPIVILFVMIMGVGLILSIVCTYFRDIEYLYNIFTMLLMYACAIFYPMEIIPEPLRSYAELNPVYMVIDQFRDIVMYNVVPNIMSVINSALFAAIVFVIGLIVFKKYQKRITLEL; encoded by the coding sequence ATGTTTAAAGAAGTGATTAAAAGAGGTACTAGTGAACATTTCTTACTTAAACAGTTAGTTAGGAAAAATTTCACATCCAAATATAAAGATTCAATTTTAGGAATCCTTTGGAGCTTTATAAATCCATTATTAACAATGCTTTTACTTACAGCTATTTTTTCAACAATATTTGCTGGAAATATTGCTAATTATCCAGTTTATTTCCTTGCAGGACGTTGTATGTATGATTTCTTCAGTTCAGGAACAAAAATAGCTATGAACTCTATAAAAGGAAACTCTGGTATTTTAACAAGAATCTATGTTCCAAGACATATTTTTGCTGTTGGTGGGGTTTGCTCAGAGTTTATTAATTTTTTAATATCATTAATAATACTTGTTGCAGTAATGTATTTAACTGGCCTTGCATTAAACCCAATTGACATATTGGTTATTGTCCCAATTGTAATTTTATTTGTAATGATTATGGGAGTAGGTTTAATATTATCCATTGTATGTACTTACTTTAGAGATATTGAATACCTTTATAATATATTTACCATGTTATTAATGTATGCATGTGCTATATTTTATCCAATGGAAATCATTCCAGAACCATTAAGGTCATATGCTGAATTAAATCCAGTGTATATGGTGATTGATCAATTTAGAGATATTGTGATGTACAATGTAGTGCCGAATATTATGAGTGTTATCAACAGTGCATTATTTGCAGCAATTGTATTCGTTATTGGGCTTATTGTATTTAAGAAATATCAAAAGAGAATTACTTTAGAATTATAA
- a CDS encoding bifunctional glycosyltransferase/CDP-glycerol:glycerophosphate glycerophosphotransferase, with the protein MSNIKVSVIVPVFNVESYLNESLDSILNQTLKDIEIICINDGSTDNSLDILENYAKKDKRIKIISKENEGQGVARNVGLDNAQGEYISFVDSDDFIKKDMLEKLYNKAENNNLDLVMCKVSSFDNETHEVDDDLWYYSLKCFDGFKKDVFNNLDTKKFTDSISVTPYNKLYKRSFIETNNIRFPNKYIFEDEVFFYNVYLKAKRISLVDENLYYYRTNRKGSTVSKSSDNDYIDVIYIFRLIRDLLVETGYVDVYKEKVYNRFIHLTLWRFSQTAPKYRQNFFNLMKKDFEEILSDKLLSGVRLNINKLEPRVKSRTLKVLKAANLEEFNELDSYKIFSVVMALYNNEDYLAEAIESLTVQNFGFEHNVELIIVDDGSTDNSLKIAKEFEASYPDNIKVIHKENGGQASARNLGLKYVKGDYVNFLDSDDKLSPNTFKAVYEFILENPDVEMISIPITFFDNQQGPHLLNYKYKKDKVVDLIKDPQYPQLSASSAFIKKETIDGLYFDSRLVNSEDALLLNKILINNPQLGLVKDANYLYRKRFDESSTIDNSQKKKGFFTDRLKYYFEELINYSNEVTGETLKFIQYTLVYDLQWMVKAPDIDNVFNETEKKEFWKTFLNVLSHIDVDVIKTHKTLNIDVRDFLLAIKKYNFTPETISNLKIDDKIATHRCYIDIIKIKNDILYISGLLMSYYNPDTIEIVAICGDEKFVASRFVYPTRENLKFLSIEYKFPYDFDLEIPLANLKDNKVEIMVLHDGKYYKLPIAFENHARLSASSNYFIKDSKMVLFKDNSFYLNSYSFIRMLMYEVRCLLKIFKDRGPFFTSALFFRVIYLVLYPFLKNRKIWLFMDRREAADDNAEYLFRYASAKDDKISKYFTVSCESKDFNRLSGFKNVLPFYSFKQRFVYLFADKIISSHPDENILNPFHGKNGELYSGLITSEKYFLQHGVTKDNISRWLRKYDKDLSLILTVSDLERESFLDPSYNYAPEIIQTLGFPRFDNLESKNLKKQILIMPSWRENIQKSVHGLKKSKYFIELNNLLKNEDLISFAKEKGYEIIFKPHPKLFKFIDIFDLSEDIIVDDKKTYQELFNESMLLITDYSSVAFDFAYLKKPVIYYQYSDDYNFDLSKSYFKYKDMGFGEVVSEEKELVDLIKSYLDTDCLMKDVYKSRVDAFYKFRDKQNCKRVYNFLIND; encoded by the coding sequence ATGTCAAATATTAAAGTATCTGTTATTGTTCCGGTTTTTAATGTTGAATCTTATCTTAATGAATCATTAGACAGTATTTTAAACCAAACTTTAAAAGATATTGAAATTATTTGCATTAATGATGGGTCAACAGATAACTCTTTAGATATTCTTGAAAATTATGCAAAAAAGGATAAACGTATTAAGATCATATCTAAAGAAAATGAAGGTCAAGGTGTTGCCCGTAATGTGGGATTAGATAATGCACAGGGTGAATACATATCTTTTGTAGATTCTGATGATTTTATTAAAAAGGATATGCTTGAGAAATTGTATAATAAAGCAGAAAATAACAATCTTGACTTGGTAATGTGTAAAGTTTCTTCTTTTGACAATGAAACTCATGAAGTAGATGATGACTTATGGTATTACTCCCTTAAATGTTTTGATGGATTTAAAAAAGATGTATTTAACAATCTTGATACCAAGAAGTTTACAGACTCTATTTCAGTAACTCCATATAATAAACTTTACAAAAGAAGTTTCATTGAAACAAATAATATAAGATTTCCTAATAAATACATTTTTGAAGATGAAGTATTCTTTTACAATGTCTATCTTAAAGCAAAAAGAATATCTTTAGTTGATGAGAATTTATATTATTACAGAACCAATAGGAAAGGTTCAACTGTTTCAAAAAGTTCAGATAATGATTATATTGATGTAATTTATATTTTTAGATTAATTAGAGACTTACTTGTTGAAACTGGTTATGTAGATGTTTATAAAGAAAAAGTTTACAATAGATTTATTCATCTTACGTTATGGAGATTCAGTCAAACTGCACCTAAATATAGGCAGAATTTCTTTAATCTAATGAAAAAAGATTTTGAAGAGATTTTATCTGATAAATTACTTTCAGGCGTTAGATTAAACATAAATAAATTAGAGCCTAGAGTTAAATCAAGGACTTTAAAAGTTTTAAAAGCAGCTAATCTTGAAGAATTTAATGAATTGGATTCTTATAAAATATTTTCTGTTGTAATGGCATTATATAACAATGAAGATTATCTTGCTGAAGCTATTGAATCCTTAACAGTTCAAAATTTCGGATTTGAACATAATGTTGAACTTATCATTGTAGATGATGGAAGTACTGACAATTCACTTAAAATAGCTAAAGAATTTGAGGCTAGCTATCCAGACAATATTAAGGTAATCCATAAAGAAAATGGTGGTCAGGCCAGTGCACGTAATCTTGGTTTAAAATATGTTAAAGGAGATTATGTTAATTTCTTAGATAGTGATGATAAATTATCTCCAAATACTTTTAAAGCAGTTTATGAGTTTATATTGGAAAATCCTGATGTTGAGATGATATCAATTCCAATAACATTTTTTGACAACCAACAGGGACCACATCTTCTCAATTATAAATATAAAAAAGATAAAGTTGTTGATTTAATCAAAGATCCTCAATATCCTCAGCTTTCAGCTTCATCAGCATTTATTAAAAAAGAAACTATTGATGGACTGTATTTTGATTCAAGATTGGTGAATTCAGAAGATGCATTACTTTTAAATAAGATTTTAATTAACAATCCTCAGTTAGGGCTTGTTAAGGATGCTAATTATTTATATAGAAAACGTTTTGATGAATCTTCCACAATTGATAACTCTCAAAAAAAGAAAGGATTTTTCACAGACAGATTGAAGTATTATTTTGAGGAGCTTATTAATTATTCTAATGAAGTTACTGGTGAAACTTTAAAATTTATACAGTACACATTGGTCTATGACCTCCAGTGGATGGTGAAAGCTCCTGATATTGATAATGTTTTTAATGAAACAGAAAAAAAAGAATTTTGGAAAACCTTCCTAAATGTATTGTCACATATAGATGTAGATGTTATAAAAACACATAAAACATTAAATATTGATGTTCGTGACTTTTTACTAGCTATTAAAAAATATAATTTCACTCCTGAAACAATCAGTAATTTGAAAATTGATGATAAAATAGCTACTCACAGATGCTATATTGACATAATCAAGATAAAAAATGATATCTTATATATTTCCGGTCTTTTAATGAGTTATTACAATCCAGACACTATTGAAATAGTAGCTATTTGTGGAGATGAAAAATTTGTTGCAAGCAGATTTGTTTATCCAACTCGTGAGAATTTGAAATTCCTATCTATTGAATATAAATTCCCTTATGATTTTGATTTAGAAATACCATTAGCTAATCTCAAGGATAATAAAGTAGAAATTATGGTTTTACATGATGGTAAATACTATAAGTTGCCTATAGCTTTTGAAAATCATGCAAGATTGTCAGCTAGTAGCAATTACTTTATTAAAGATTCAAAAATGGTTTTATTTAAAGATAATTCATTTTATCTTAATTCTTATTCTTTTATTCGTATGCTGATGTATGAAGTAAGATGTTTGTTGAAAATATTTAAGGATAGAGGACCATTTTTTACTTCAGCATTGTTTTTCAGAGTAATTTATCTTGTATTATATCCATTTTTAAAAAATAGGAAAATATGGCTCTTTATGGATAGAAGAGAAGCTGCAGATGATAATGCTGAGTACTTATTTAGATATGCATCAGCAAAAGATGATAAAATAAGTAAGTATTTCACTGTTTCTTGTGAAAGTAAAGACTTCAATCGTTTAAGTGGTTTTAAAAATGTTTTGCCATTTTATTCTTTTAAACAAAGGTTTGTTTATTTATTTGCAGATAAAATCATTTCTTCTCATCCTGATGAAAACATTTTAAATCCATTCCATGGAAAAAACGGTGAGTTATATAGTGGCCTTATTACATCAGAGAAATATTTCCTACAACATGGTGTTACTAAAGATAACATTTCAAGATGGCTTAGGAAGTATGATAAGGATTTATCTTTAATATTAACAGTTTCTGATTTAGAAAGAGAATCTTTTTTAGATCCTAGCTATAATTATGCTCCTGAAATTATTCAAACGCTTGGTTTTCCACGCTTTGATAATTTAGAAAGTAAAAACCTTAAAAAACAGATTTTGATTATGCCTTCATGGAGAGAAAACATTCAAAAAAGTGTACATGGTCTTAAAAAGTCAAAATATTTCATAGAGTTAAATAATTTACTTAAAAATGAAGATTTAATTAGCTTTGCTAAAGAAAAAGGTTATGAAATAATCTTTAAACCCCATCCTAAATTGTTTAAGTTTATTGATATATTTGATTTATCTGAAGATATCATTGTAGATGATAAAAAAACTTATCAAGAGCTATTTAATGAATCTATGCTTTTAATCACTGATTATTCTTCTGTTGCTTTTGACTTTGCTTATCTTAAAAAGCCAGTTATCTATTATCAATATTCAGATGATTATAATTTCGATTTATCTAAAAGCTATTTCAAATATAAAGATATGGGATTTGGAGAAGTTGTATCTGAAGAAAAAGAATTAGTTGACTTAATTAAAAGCTATTTGGATACTGATTGTCTTATGAAAGATGTTTATAAAAGTAGAGTGGATGCTTTTTATAAATTTAGGGACAAACAAAATTGTAAGCGTGTTTATAATTTTTTAATTAATGATTAA
- a CDS encoding DUF368 domain-containing protein has product MGSADIIPGVSGGTIALITGIYEHLVHAISKIRFSFIKPLVKLDFSGFKDKLLDEIDFKFFIPLGLGIAVAMLTLANVVTYCMDVHTALTFSFFLGLIIASAYVLYKKISKVTFSHIVLTIIGFIAAYIFVSLNPIATNHTLPVLFISGLIAICAMILPGISGSFLLLLLGQYDYMLTALEELHWSEIIVFIVGAAIGILGFSKFLDYLLQHHEEATMAFLIGVMVGTLKIPAVNIITTIDPGILPILLCIIVAVIGIVLIVVMETKFDYIN; this is encoded by the coding sequence ATGGGATCAGCTGATATTATTCCTGGTGTTTCAGGGGGGACTATTGCATTAATTACTGGTATTTATGAGCATTTGGTTCATGCTATTAGTAAAATTCGTTTTTCATTTATAAAACCTTTAGTTAAACTAGATTTTTCAGGTTTTAAAGATAAATTACTTGATGAAATTGACTTTAAATTTTTTATTCCATTAGGTTTAGGTATTGCTGTTGCAATGCTTACTTTAGCTAATGTTGTTACTTATTGTATGGATGTACATACTGCATTAACATTTTCCTTCTTTTTAGGATTAATTATTGCATCAGCTTACGTTTTATATAAAAAGATATCTAAAGTTACCTTTAGCCATATTGTTTTAACAATTATTGGTTTTATTGCTGCTTATATATTTGTAAGTCTTAATCCAATAGCTACTAATCATACATTGCCTGTTTTATTTATTTCAGGTTTAATAGCTATTTGTGCAATGATTTTACCCGGTATTTCAGGTTCTTTCTTACTACTTTTACTTGGTCAGTATGATTATATGTTAACAGCTCTTGAAGAGCTTCACTGGTCTGAAATTATTGTATTTATTGTTGGTGCAGCTATTGGTATTTTAGGATTTTCCAAATTCTTGGATTATTTATTGCAGCATCATGAAGAAGCTACAATGGCTTTCTTGATTGGTGTAATGGTTGGTACTTTAAAGATACCTGCTGTTAATATTATTACAACTATTGATCCAGGTATACTTCCAATTTTACTCTGTATTATTGTAGCAGTTATTGGTATTGTTCTTATTGTTGTTATGGAAACTAAATTTGATTACATAAATTAG
- a CDS encoding UDP-glucose dehydrogenase family protein, translating to MKLTIIGTGYVGLVTGTCFAEMGNKVYCVDIDEKKINDLKNNIMPIYEPNLDTLVRENQEKHDLIFTTDLKEALDDSNIIFLAVGTPMREDGSANLDYIYSAADNIGNSISKDSLVVIKSTVPIGTAFKVKEHIEEIIASRGLDINIDIASNPEFLKEGVAIEDCMHPDRVIIGAEKEEVFDLLKDLYAPFVSKHDRIITMDVKSSEMTKYVANSMLATKISFMNEIANICEVTGANVKNVRIGIGSDKRIGYDFIYAGCGYGGSCFPKDVQALINTSIDNGYTPELLNHVEIVNANQKKVLVNKVVKRFGEDLSGLTFSIWGLAFKPGTDDVREAPSIEVIKSIIDKGGKIRAYDPKAIETFKVAIDDKYIDSIEFVNYKYDAINDANALILVTEWKEFRNPDFEEIAERLSEKIIFDGRNIFDSKIKEEGFELYQIGC from the coding sequence ATGAAACTCACAATTATTGGTACTGGTTATGTTGGACTTGTAACAGGAACTTGTTTTGCCGAGATGGGAAACAAGGTTTACTGTGTAGATATTGATGAAAAGAAAATTAATGATTTAAAAAATAATATAATGCCTATTTATGAACCTAATTTAGACACTTTAGTTAGGGAAAACCAGGAAAAACATGATTTAATCTTTACTACAGATTTAAAAGAGGCATTGGATGATTCTAATATTATATTTTTAGCTGTTGGAACACCAATGAGGGAAGATGGTAGTGCAAACTTAGATTATATTTATTCTGCAGCTGATAATATTGGAAATAGCATATCTAAAGATTCCTTGGTTGTTATTAAATCTACTGTGCCTATTGGTACCGCATTTAAAGTTAAAGAACATATTGAAGAAATCATTGCTTCTCGTGGTTTAGATATTAATATTGACATAGCCTCTAATCCTGAGTTTTTAAAAGAGGGCGTAGCTATTGAAGACTGTATGCATCCAGATAGGGTTATTATTGGGGCTGAAAAAGAAGAAGTCTTTGATTTATTAAAAGATTTATATGCTCCTTTTGTATCAAAACATGATAGGATAATAACTATGGATGTTAAAAGCTCTGAAATGACAAAATATGTAGCTAATTCCATGCTTGCAACTAAAATATCATTTATGAATGAAATTGCCAATATTTGTGAGGTTACTGGTGCTAATGTGAAAAATGTAAGAATTGGAATTGGTTCAGACAAACGTATTGGTTATGATTTTATCTATGCAGGTTGTGGTTATGGTGGAAGTTGCTTCCCAAAAGATGTGCAGGCTTTAATTAACACTTCTATTGATAATGGTTACACTCCGGAATTATTGAATCATGTTGAAATTGTCAATGCAAATCAAAAGAAAGTACTTGTAAATAAAGTTGTTAAAAGATTTGGTGAAGATCTATCAGGCTTAACTTTCAGTATTTGGGGTCTTGCATTTAAACCAGGTACAGATGATGTTCGTGAAGCACCTTCAATTGAAGTTATTAAGTCAATAATCGATAAAGGTGGAAAAATTAGGGCATATGATCCAAAAGCTATTGAAACCTTTAAAGTAGCTATTGATGATAAATATATTGATTCAATTGAGTTTGTAAACTATAAATATGATGCAATAAATGATGCAAATGCATTAATTTTAGTTACAGAATGGAAAGAATTTAGAAACCCTGATTTTGAAGAAATAGCTGAAAGATTAAGTGAAAAAATCATATTTGATGGAAGAAACATATTTGATTCAAAAATAAAAGAAGAAGGATTTGAATTATATCAAATCGGATGTTAA